A part of Aegilops tauschii subsp. strangulata cultivar AL8/78 chromosome 2, Aet v6.0, whole genome shotgun sequence genomic DNA contains:
- the LOC109763568 gene encoding serine racemase: MGSRDDDGQNAEGQGYAADINSIREAQARIAPYVHKTPILSSTSINAIAGKQLFFKCECFQKAGAFKIRGASNSIFALDDIQAAKGVVTHSSGNHAAAVALAAKLRGIPAYIVIPENAPACKVENVNRYGGQVIWSDVTMESRESTAKKVQEETGAILIHPFNDKYTISGQGTVCLELLEQVPEIDTIIVPISGGGLISGVALAAKGINPSIRVLAAEPKGADDSAQSKAAGRIIKLPATNTIADGLRAFLGDLTWPVVRDLVDDVIVVDDNAIVDAMKMCYETLKVAVEPSGAIGLAAALSDEFKESSVWHESSKIGIIVSGGNVDLRVLWESLCK, from the exons ATGGGAAGCAGAGATGACGATGGCCAAAATGCAGAAGGTCAGGGTTACGCCGCGGACATCAATTCCATCAGGGAGGCGCAGGCACGCATCGCGCCATACGTGCACAAGACACCCATCCTGTCATCAACTTCTATCAATGCCATAGCAGGGAAGCAGTTGTTCTTCAAGTGTGAATGCTTCCAGAAGGC AGGGGCGTTCAAGATCCGAGGGGCATCCAATTCAATATTTGCCCTTGATGACATTCAGGCAGCAAAGGGCGTTGTGACGCATAGCAG TGGAAATCATGCTGCTGCTGTGGCACTGGCTGCAAAGTTGCGTGGCATACCTGCTTACATTGTCATACCCGAAAACGCGCCAGCATGTAAGGTTGAGAATGTTAACCGTTATGGTGGTCAGGTTATCTGGAGCGATGTCACCATGGAATCAAGAGAATCTACAGCTAAAAAGGTCCAGGAAGAGACTGGTGCTATTCTTATTCATCCATTCAATGATAAGTACACCATCAG TGGTCAGGGTACAGTATGCCTTGAACTTTTGGAGCAAGTCCCTGAGATCGACACAATAATTGTTCCAATTAGTG GTGGTGGTTTAATTTCGGGTGTGGCATTGGCTGCAAAGGGCATCAACCCTTCAATACGTGTTCTGGCAGCAGAGCCGAAGGGTGCTGATGATTCAGCCCAGTCCAAGGCTGCTGGAAGGATCATCAAACTGCCTGCAACCAACACCATTGCTGATGGACTACGAGCGTTTCTCGGTGACTTGACATG GCCGGTGGTGCGTGACTTGGTGGACGATGTCATCGTCGTGGATGACAACGCCATTGTTGACGCCATGAAGATGTGCTATGAGACGCTGAAGGTGGCTGTGGAGCCTAGCGGAGCCATTGGCCTTGCCGCTGCCCTCTCTGACGAGTTCAAGGAAAGCTCCGTTTGGCATGAGAGCAGCAAGATAGGGATCATTGTTTCCGGTGGCAATGTGGACCTCCGCGTGCTCTGGGAATCCCTGTGTAAATGA
- the LOC109763569 gene encoding uncharacterized protein isoform X2 gives MPNKRQREARKRFREANPGLCPPAPAPPADGTKKKKSKKSLFKKVKKAGAGGGVGGAGRSKHPLRVPGMRPGEQCFICKGTDHAAKNCPEKSYWDKNKICLLCRERGHSMKNCPDKGDGDLKKFCYNCGESGHSLSKCPKPIENGGTNFASCFVCKQQGHLSKDCPENTHGIYPKGGCCKICGEVTHLARHCPNKRQQYFESSVDDGMNMEGDYQEDHTLHGGDDLEDDFIDEEEVKTTKTIKAKQPSSGEKSTSSKSKGKQAPKVVKFFG, from the exons ATGCCGAACAAGCGTCAGCGGGAGGCGCGGAAGCGCTTCCGCGAGGCGAACCCCGGCCTCTGTCCGCCCGCGCCCGCCCCTCCGGCCGACGgcaccaagaagaagaagagcaagaagagCTTGTTCAAGAAGGTGAAGAAGGCGGGAGCCGGCGGCGGAGTAGGAGGAGCGGGGAGGTCGAAGCACCCGCTGCGGGTTCCCGGGATGCGGCCCGGGGAGCAGTGCTTCATCTGCAAGGGCACCGACCACGCGGCCAAGAACTGCCCCGAGAAGTCCTATTGGGACAAGAACAAG ATTTGCTTGCTCTGCAGGGAGCGAGGGCATAGTATGAAGAACTGCCCTGACAAAGGTGATGGGGATCTGAAGAAATTCTGCTATAACTGTGGTGAATCTGGGCATTCCCTTTCCAAGTGCCCGAAGCCCATTGAAAATG GCGGCACAAACTTTGCGAGCTGCTTTGTCTGCAAACAGCAGGGACATTTGAGCAAGGATTGCCCTGAAAATACACACGGCATTTATCCCAAG GGTGGTTGCTGTAAGATATGTGGTGAAGTTACACACTTGGCAAGGCATTGCCCGAACAAACGGCAACAGTACTTCGAATCCTCGGTGGATGATG GTATGAATATGGAGGGAGACTACCAGGAAGACCATACTCTGCATGGTGGAGACGATCTTGAAGATGATTTCATTGATGAAGAAGAGGTGAAAACCACCAAAACAATTAAAGCAAAGCAACCTAGCAGCGGCGAGAAGAGTACCAGCTCAAAGTCAAAAGGAAAACAAGCTCCAAAAGTTGTAAAATTCTTTGGTTAA
- the LOC120961790 gene encoding actin-depolymerizing factor 6: MAVSDECKLKFQELKAKRSFRFITFKINEQSQQVVVDRVGQPGETYADFTATIPADECRYAVFDFDFVTDENCQKSKIFFISWSPDTSRVRSKMLYASSKDRFKRELDGYQVELQATEPSEMTLDIVKARAL; the protein is encoded by the exons ATGGCCGTGAGCGACGAGTGCAAGCTCAAGTTCCAGGAGCTCAAGGCGAAGCGGAGCTTCCGGTTCATCACGTTCAAGATCAACGAGCAGTCGCAGCAGGTGGTGGTGGACCGGGTGGGGCAGCCCGGCGAGACCTACGCCGACTTCACCGCCACCATCCCCGCCGACGAGTGCCGCTACGCCGTCTTCGACTTCGACTTCGTCACCGACGAGAACTGCCAGAAGAGCAAGATCTTCTTCATCTCCTG GTCCCCGGACACGTCCAGGGTGAGGAGCAAGATGCTGTACGCCAGCTCCAAGGACAGGTTCAAGAGGGAGCTGGACGGCTACCAGGTGGAGCTGCAGGCCACCGAACCCAGCGAGATGACGTTGGACATCGTCAAGGCCAGAGCCCTCTGA
- the LOC109763569 gene encoding uncharacterized protein isoform X1 translates to MPNKRQREARKRFREANPGLCPPAPAPPADGTKKKKSKKSLFKKVKKAGAGGGVGGAGRSKHPLRVPGMRPGEQCFICKGTDHAAKNCPEKSYWDKNKICLLCRERGHSMKNCPDKGDGDLKKFCYNCGESGHSLSKCPKPIENGTLHPFMLCLDSYRCDFFMCLTLFDTYAGGTNFASCFVCKQQGHLSKDCPENTHGIYPKGGCCKICGEVTHLARHCPNKRQQYFESSVDDGMNMEGDYQEDHTLHGGDDLEDDFIDEEEVKTTKTIKAKQPSSGEKSTSSKSKGKQAPKVVKFFG, encoded by the exons ATGCCGAACAAGCGTCAGCGGGAGGCGCGGAAGCGCTTCCGCGAGGCGAACCCCGGCCTCTGTCCGCCCGCGCCCGCCCCTCCGGCCGACGgcaccaagaagaagaagagcaagaagagCTTGTTCAAGAAGGTGAAGAAGGCGGGAGCCGGCGGCGGAGTAGGAGGAGCGGGGAGGTCGAAGCACCCGCTGCGGGTTCCCGGGATGCGGCCCGGGGAGCAGTGCTTCATCTGCAAGGGCACCGACCACGCGGCCAAGAACTGCCCCGAGAAGTCCTATTGGGACAAGAACAAG ATTTGCTTGCTCTGCAGGGAGCGAGGGCATAGTATGAAGAACTGCCCTGACAAAGGTGATGGGGATCTGAAGAAATTCTGCTATAACTGTGGTGAATCTGGGCATTCCCTTTCCAAGTGCCCGAAGCCCATTGAAAATGGTACTCTTCATCCATTCATGTTATGCTTAGATTCCTATAGATGTGATTTCTTCATGTGCTTAACATTATTCGATACGTATGCAGGCGGCACAAACTTTGCGAGCTGCTTTGTCTGCAAACAGCAGGGACATTTGAGCAAGGATTGCCCTGAAAATACACACGGCATTTATCCCAAG GGTGGTTGCTGTAAGATATGTGGTGAAGTTACACACTTGGCAAGGCATTGCCCGAACAAACGGCAACAGTACTTCGAATCCTCGGTGGATGATG GTATGAATATGGAGGGAGACTACCAGGAAGACCATACTCTGCATGGTGGAGACGATCTTGAAGATGATTTCATTGATGAAGAAGAGGTGAAAACCACCAAAACAATTAAAGCAAAGCAACCTAGCAGCGGCGAGAAGAGTACCAGCTCAAAGTCAAAAGGAAAACAAGCTCCAAAAGTTGTAAAATTCTTTGGTTAA